A genome region from Deinococcus betulae includes the following:
- a CDS encoding PAS domain S-box protein, whose amino-acid sequence MRPGQQELRWAYLLFALLALDSFLVAWQVPRPLAFWVLLPLLAVQLIAAWLAPRVVRMVRGHRQLQESYAEELAFARQLMESVEHGLTVTDEDGRFVYVNRAYARLLGTVPDKVLGRTPFDFTLPEDHAQLLAAQAERLGGQSSSYRTRLRHHSGAAVEVVVTGTPRWHGGRIVGNVAAVVPLHELDQN is encoded by the coding sequence ATGAGACCAGGCCAGCAGGAGCTGCGCTGGGCGTATCTGCTGTTCGCCCTGCTGGCCCTGGACAGTTTTCTGGTGGCGTGGCAGGTGCCGCGCCCCCTGGCCTTCTGGGTGCTGCTTCCTCTACTGGCGGTGCAGCTGATTGCCGCGTGGCTGGCGCCGCGCGTGGTCCGGATGGTGCGGGGCCACCGCCAGCTCCAGGAGTCTTACGCCGAGGAACTAGCGTTCGCCCGCCAACTGATGGAAAGCGTGGAACATGGGCTCACCGTGACCGATGAGGACGGCCGCTTTGTGTATGTCAACCGCGCCTACGCCCGGCTGCTGGGCACTGTGCCGGACAAGGTGCTGGGCCGCACCCCATTTGACTTCACTCTGCCCGAAGACCACGCCCAGCTGCTCGCGGCGCAGGCCGAGCGCCTGGGCGGCCAGAGTTCGTCGTACCGCACGCGGCTGCGCCACCACAGCGGCGCGGCGGTTGAGGTCGTGGTGACCGGGACGCCGCGCTGGCATGGGGGGCGCATCGTGGGCAACGTTGCGGCGGTGGTGCCCCTTCACGAGTTGGATCAGAATTAG
- the dnaK gene encoding molecular chaperone DnaK produces the protein MPKAVGIDLGTTNSVISVMEGGRPEVIVNAEGARTTPSVVAYKGDERLVGQIARRQAALNPAATLFEVKRFIGRRWDEVKEEAARSPFTVKEGPGGSVRIEVNGKDLAPEQVSAEVLNKLVQDASAKLGEKIKDVVVTVPAYFDNSQREATKQAGEIAGLNVLRVINEPTAAALAYGLERKGNETVLVFDLGGGTFDVTILELGDGVFEVKSTSGDTHLGGADFDQRIVDWLAGEFQKDNSFDLRKDKQALQRLIEASEKAKIDLSSASETTISLPFITFDPETRTPMHLERTLSRAKFEELTADLLRRVRKPVEQALADAKLDASKIDEVILVGGSTRIPAVKRIVQDIIGKTPNESVNPDEAVALGAAVQAGIIQGDSALGDIVLVDVTPLTLGVEVKGGMIAPMITRNTTVPAKKTEIYTTAENNQPGVEIVVLQGERPMANDNKSLGRFKLEGIPPMRAGQPQIEVTFDIDANGILHVTAKEKTSGKEASIRIENTTTLDKGDVERMVKEAEQNAAADKQRREKVEKRNNLDSMRVQALGQIEENEGASQEAKDKLKAAADEAEEAVRADDDAKIDSAQKRLEEELRSFMTAAQAGAQGQDAGAQGQPQANKADDDVIDADFKPAE, from the coding sequence ATGCCCAAAGCCGTTGGAATTGACCTTGGTACCACCAACTCCGTTATCTCTGTCATGGAGGGCGGCCGCCCCGAAGTGATCGTGAATGCCGAAGGCGCCCGCACCACCCCCAGCGTCGTGGCCTACAAGGGCGACGAGCGCTTGGTCGGCCAGATTGCGCGTCGTCAGGCCGCGCTGAACCCCGCTGCCACCCTCTTTGAAGTCAAGCGCTTCATCGGCCGCCGCTGGGACGAAGTCAAAGAAGAAGCTGCGCGCAGCCCCTTCACCGTCAAAGAAGGCCCCGGCGGGTCGGTGCGGATTGAAGTGAACGGTAAGGACCTCGCCCCCGAGCAGGTCAGCGCCGAAGTGCTAAACAAACTGGTGCAGGACGCCAGCGCCAAGCTGGGCGAAAAGATCAAGGACGTGGTCGTCACCGTGCCCGCGTACTTCGACAACTCGCAGCGTGAAGCCACCAAGCAGGCCGGCGAGATTGCGGGCCTCAACGTGCTGCGCGTCATCAACGAGCCCACCGCCGCCGCGCTGGCCTACGGCCTGGAGCGCAAGGGCAACGAGACCGTGCTGGTCTTCGACCTGGGGGGTGGCACCTTTGACGTGACGATCCTCGAACTGGGCGACGGCGTCTTTGAAGTGAAGTCCACCTCCGGCGACACCCACCTGGGCGGCGCGGACTTCGACCAGCGCATCGTGGACTGGCTGGCAGGCGAGTTCCAGAAGGACAACTCCTTCGACCTGCGCAAGGACAAGCAGGCCCTGCAGCGCCTGATCGAAGCGTCCGAGAAGGCCAAGATTGATCTGTCGAGCGCCTCGGAAACGACCATCAGCCTGCCCTTTATCACCTTTGACCCCGAAACCCGCACCCCCATGCACTTGGAGCGCACGCTGAGCCGCGCCAAGTTCGAGGAACTGACCGCTGACCTGCTGCGCCGTGTCCGCAAGCCGGTGGAACAGGCCCTGGCCGACGCCAAGCTGGACGCGAGCAAGATTGACGAAGTGATTCTGGTGGGTGGCTCGACCCGCATTCCGGCTGTCAAGCGCATCGTGCAGGACATCATCGGCAAGACGCCCAACGAGAGCGTCAACCCCGACGAAGCCGTGGCACTCGGTGCTGCGGTGCAGGCCGGCATCATTCAGGGCGACTCGGCGCTGGGCGACATCGTGCTGGTGGACGTCACCCCGCTGACGCTGGGCGTGGAAGTCAAGGGCGGCATGATTGCGCCGATGATTACCCGCAACACCACGGTCCCCGCCAAGAAGACCGAGATCTACACCACCGCCGAGAACAACCAACCGGGCGTGGAGATCGTGGTGCTGCAGGGCGAGCGCCCCATGGCGAACGACAACAAGTCACTGGGCCGCTTCAAGCTTGAGGGCATTCCGCCCATGCGCGCTGGCCAGCCGCAGATTGAAGTCACCTTCGACATTGACGCCAACGGCATCCTGCACGTGACCGCCAAGGAAAAGACCAGCGGCAAGGAAGCCAGCATCCGCATCGAGAACACCACGACGCTGGACAAGGGCGATGTCGAGCGCATGGTCAAGGAAGCCGAGCAGAACGCCGCCGCCGACAAGCAGCGCCGCGAGAAAGTCGAGAAGCGCAACAACCTCGACTCTATGCGCGTGCAGGCGCTGGGCCAGATTGAGGAAAACGAAGGCGCCTCGCAGGAGGCCAAGGACAAACTCAAGGCCGCCGCCGACGAGGCCGAAGAAGCGGTGCGCGCCGACGACGACGCCAAGATTGACTCGGCCCAGAAGCGCCTGGAAGAAGAACTGCGTTCCTTCATGACGGCGGCGCAGGCCGGAGCACAGGGCCAGGACGCGGGCGCCCAGGGTCAACCCCAGGCGAACAAGGCCGACGACGACGTGATTGACGCGGATTTCAAGCCCGCCGAATAA
- a CDS encoding nucleotide exchange factor GrpE, translated as MFRKRGPKMTDDQRKPDDTETKTIDAETELDVPETETDNLDEDQEAAFAGLDGLDEGMLGQVQEMMAKLGRADELEKENADLKGRLARLAADFENYRRRTQEDVQAAQGQGVSKAAEALMPVYDDMDRAVTMGAADPAKLVPGMQAVQGKILNVFSGLGLEVTGKEGEAFDPQWHEALQVVAGDEDDVIVQVYQLGFRMGDRLVRPARVVVSKKG; from the coding sequence ATGTTCCGCAAGCGAGGCCCCAAGATGACCGACGATCAGCGTAAGCCGGACGACACCGAGACCAAGACGATAGACGCCGAAACCGAACTGGACGTGCCCGAGACCGAAACCGACAATCTGGACGAGGATCAGGAGGCCGCCTTTGCTGGGCTGGACGGCCTGGACGAAGGCATGCTGGGTCAGGTGCAGGAAATGATGGCCAAGCTGGGCCGCGCCGATGAGCTGGAGAAGGAGAACGCCGACCTGAAGGGCCGTCTGGCCCGCCTGGCCGCTGACTTCGAGAACTACCGCCGCCGCACCCAGGAAGACGTGCAGGCCGCGCAGGGTCAGGGCGTCAGTAAGGCCGCCGAAGCGCTGATGCCGGTGTATGACGACATGGACCGCGCCGTGACGATGGGGGCTGCCGATCCGGCCAAGCTGGTGCCCGGAATGCAGGCCGTGCAGGGCAAGATTCTCAACGTCTTTTCTGGTCTGGGCCTGGAAGTCACCGGTAAGGAAGGCGAGGCCTTTGACCCCCAGTGGCACGAAGCGCTGCAGGTGGTGGCCGGCGACGAGGACGACGTGATTGTGCAGGTCTACCAACTGGGCTTCCGCATGGGGGACCGCCTGGTGCGGCCAGCCCGCGTGGTTGTGAGTAAAAAGGGTTGA
- a CDS encoding VF530 family DNA-binding protein, translating into MGDGAQQRRQPSTARDPLHGVTLERLVTHLHDEYGWEELARRIPVKCFQTNPSISSSLKFLRKTPWAREQVEGEYLKLGRREDTNPLIGALKAGTLGAHQTVPSQTKAHEALGWALRHGEAEATLGTLLGLIQDVTFWQGTAPLPLLNLAIDRDAPPSFIRELLRRGADANDSRYWLPLLHTVDVEGLAYQSGRRAPRTDVLDLLLTHGATPTAADPRGHTALDMARTYGLKAVIHKLAPSTPS; encoded by the coding sequence ATGGGTGATGGAGCACAGCAGAGGCGTCAGCCATCAACAGCCCGCGACCCGCTGCATGGGGTGACGCTGGAACGGTTGGTCACGCATCTGCACGACGAATACGGCTGGGAGGAACTGGCGCGGCGCATTCCTGTCAAGTGCTTTCAGACCAACCCCAGTATCAGCAGCAGCCTCAAGTTTCTACGCAAGACACCCTGGGCGCGCGAGCAGGTCGAGGGCGAGTATCTGAAACTGGGGCGCCGCGAGGATACCAATCCACTGATTGGGGCGCTGAAGGCCGGGACCCTGGGCGCCCATCAGACGGTCCCCAGTCAGACCAAAGCGCATGAGGCGCTGGGCTGGGCGCTGCGGCACGGGGAGGCAGAGGCCACCCTGGGGACCCTGCTGGGCCTGATTCAGGACGTGACGTTCTGGCAGGGCACCGCCCCCCTCCCGCTGCTGAACCTCGCCATTGACCGGGACGCGCCGCCCAGTTTCATCCGCGAGCTGCTGCGGCGCGGCGCTGACGCCAATGACAGCCGCTACTGGCTGCCGCTGCTGCATACGGTGGACGTGGAAGGTCTGGCGTATCAGTCTGGCCGCCGCGCGCCGCGTACCGATGTGCTGGACCTGTTGCTGACGCACGGGGCCACCCCGACCGCCGCTGACCCCAGAGGTCACACGGCCCTGGACATGGCCCGCACCTACGGCCTGAAGGCCGTCATCCATAAACTGGCCCCCAGCACACCGTCCTGA
- a CDS encoding DnaJ C-terminal domain-containing protein produces the protein MAYKDYYDVLGVSRGASDADIKSAYRKLAKQYHPDKNAGDEKAAEKFKEIGEAYAVLSDPEKRKVFDQFGHTGHVPPGYPGPGAGGFQGGDFAGFDSGQFSDFFQGLFGRAGGRGGAPGGGGFQGGAQVNLEDLLGGLGGAGQSRRFVQNVEGELQVTLEEAFSGSDEVINVDGKRLSLRVPAGTRDGARLRLAGQGPGGGDVLLTIRVLEDARFDLDGDHLSTSVDVPAPVAALGGDVTVQTLSGKGNLSVPPGSSGGRRMRLRGQGWPRRDGTRGDLYVKLNVTVPATLTDDQKELYRQLRELG, from the coding sequence GTGGCCTACAAGGATTATTACGACGTGCTGGGCGTGTCGCGCGGTGCGTCCGACGCAGACATTAAAAGTGCCTACCGCAAGCTGGCCAAGCAGTACCACCCCGACAAGAATGCGGGCGACGAAAAGGCCGCCGAAAAGTTCAAGGAGATTGGCGAGGCCTACGCCGTCCTTTCTGACCCTGAGAAGCGCAAGGTCTTTGACCAATTCGGGCATACCGGGCACGTGCCGCCCGGCTACCCGGGTCCCGGCGCCGGGGGCTTTCAAGGGGGCGACTTTGCCGGCTTCGATTCCGGACAGTTCAGCGACTTCTTTCAGGGTCTGTTTGGCCGGGCTGGGGGGCGCGGCGGCGCGCCGGGGGGCGGCGGTTTCCAGGGGGGCGCCCAGGTCAATCTGGAAGACCTGCTGGGCGGCCTGGGGGGCGCAGGCCAGAGCCGACGCTTCGTGCAGAACGTCGAAGGCGAGCTTCAGGTGACGCTGGAGGAGGCGTTCAGCGGCTCGGATGAGGTCATCAATGTGGACGGCAAGCGCCTGTCGCTGAGGGTGCCGGCGGGGACGCGAGACGGCGCGCGGCTGCGCCTGGCGGGGCAGGGTCCGGGCGGCGGCGACGTGCTGCTGACCATCCGTGTACTTGAAGACGCCCGCTTTGACCTGGACGGCGACCACCTGAGCACCAGTGTGGATGTGCCGGCCCCAGTGGCGGCGCTGGGCGGCGACGTGACGGTCCAAACCCTCTCGGGCAAGGGCAACCTGAGCGTGCCGCCGGGCAGCAGCGGTGGGCGGCGCATGCGCCTGCGCGGCCAGGGCTGGCCCCGGCGCGACGGCACCCGAGGCGACCTGTACGTGAAACTCAATGTCACGGTGCCGGCCACACTCACGGACGACCAGAAAGAGCTGTACCGCCAGCTGCGTGAGCTGGGCTAA
- a CDS encoding CBS domain-containing protein yields the protein MTTLKDIMTSDLTTTDAGATLKEVASLMREQDIGNVLIMDGDQLRGILTDRDIVIRAVAYGHDLGSAASDYASGNVLTLDSQTDVQAAAEQMAQRQVRRLPVTEEGKVIGIVSLADLATRTGGGADEKALQGISQPTI from the coding sequence ATGACCACCCTCAAAGACATCATGACAAGCGACCTGACGACCACCGATGCTGGTGCCACCTTAAAAGAGGTGGCCTCGCTGATGCGGGAGCAGGACATTGGCAACGTCCTGATTATGGACGGCGACCAGCTGCGCGGCATCCTGACTGACCGCGACATCGTGATTCGCGCGGTGGCTTACGGACACGACCTGGGCAGTGCCGCCAGCGATTACGCCAGCGGCAACGTTCTGACCCTGGACAGCCAGACCGATGTGCAGGCCGCAGCGGAGCAGATGGCCCAGCGCCAGGTGCGCCGCTTGCCGGTGACCGAAGAAGGCAAGGTGATCGGCATTGTGAGCCTGGCCGACCTGGCCACCCGCACGGGCGGCGGCGCCGATGAAAAGGCCCTGCAAGGCATCAGCCAGCCGACGATTTAA
- a CDS encoding S8 family peptidase, which translates to MKRNVFLLGAALTLGGLSEASAGRLSPTLLQRAQKGDQTQVGVIVRFQFANDERGRAQFKNLRQQLNTKLAQLGPVAGFVGQALNSGKATQLWLDQSIYLPMTPVQARALALLPFVSDVFENFKVEIPKPQRAVALSAAAAAPGEAWHLAKIGAPQAWAAGFKGQGIKIGHLDSGIDASHPQLNGKVRAFAEFNAAGDRVQGAATRDTTNHGTHTAGLLVGDTVGVAPSATVISALVLPNNEGTFAQVIAGMQYVLDPDNNADTDDGADVVNMSLGIPGTYDEFIVPVQNMIQAGVVPVFAIGNFGPTAGSTGSPGNLPDAIGVGAVDQSGNVASFSSRGPVNWNSTIKGVFVKPDIAAPGVEITSAFPDGKYGALSGSSQASPIAAGAVALLLSAKPTTSVDAIKNALYTSASNAGSKNNNVGYGQISVPGALGKLGVTAGGTPAPAPTPTPPAPTPTPTPPAPTPTPTPTPTPTPPAAQPTGPAGYSLCALEGSKCNFSGQKDAAFGTDGKYLTGVGTDGFNCTVADWGRDPAPNQRKGCFIKDRPGTAPAPTPTPAPTPAPSTGKKPRVLLVDDDMGQGADVTAALRDAVKANAVSGGAFVWNTQSQGAVPLSEMQRADIVVWATGEQYQNTITAADQNTLRQYVAGGGNLMITGQDIGYDIGTSAFYTGTLKTRFVADSSGQAKFVTRGAFGNTAFTLNAQGSAGNQYYPDVIADQGGSSVVASWGTANATAGTITAQSIRVDPNKTRAAQKVQEPRGLVEQIAVNIINNVLGQILGGNTQAQTQNRPRVTAQNAGENAGAIVANDGGNYRTVTIGFGLEGLTPNSRNILVKTAFEWLMK; encoded by the coding sequence ATGAAGCGGAATGTGTTCCTGCTCGGCGCGGCCCTGACCCTGGGCGGCCTGTCCGAGGCCAGCGCTGGCCGGTTGTCCCCGACCCTGCTGCAACGTGCCCAGAAGGGTGACCAGACCCAGGTGGGCGTCATTGTGCGCTTTCAGTTTGCCAACGACGAGCGGGGCCGCGCCCAGTTCAAGAACCTGCGCCAGCAGCTGAACACCAAGCTGGCTCAGCTGGGGCCGGTGGCGGGCTTCGTGGGGCAGGCCCTGAACTCGGGCAAGGCCACGCAGCTGTGGCTGGACCAGAGTATCTACCTGCCCATGACCCCAGTGCAGGCGCGCGCGCTGGCGCTGCTGCCCTTTGTTTCGGACGTGTTCGAGAACTTCAAGGTCGAGATTCCCAAGCCCCAGCGCGCCGTGGCCCTGAGCGCCGCCGCCGCTGCCCCCGGCGAGGCCTGGCACCTGGCCAAAATTGGCGCGCCGCAGGCCTGGGCCGCCGGCTTTAAAGGCCAGGGCATCAAGATTGGGCACCTCGACAGCGGGATTGACGCGTCTCACCCGCAGCTGAACGGCAAGGTCAGGGCCTTTGCCGAGTTCAACGCGGCGGGCGACCGCGTGCAGGGTGCCGCCACGCGCGACACCACCAACCACGGCACCCATACCGCCGGCCTGCTGGTGGGCGACACGGTGGGCGTGGCGCCCAGCGCCACGGTTATCAGCGCCCTGGTCCTGCCCAACAACGAGGGCACCTTTGCCCAGGTAATTGCCGGGATGCAGTATGTGCTGGACCCCGACAACAACGCCGACACCGACGACGGCGCCGACGTGGTGAACATGAGCCTGGGGATTCCCGGCACCTACGACGAATTTATCGTGCCGGTGCAGAACATGATTCAGGCGGGCGTGGTGCCCGTGTTTGCCATCGGTAACTTTGGCCCCACCGCCGGCAGCACCGGGAGCCCCGGCAACCTTCCGGACGCCATTGGTGTGGGGGCCGTGGACCAGAGCGGCAACGTGGCCAGCTTCAGCAGCCGTGGCCCAGTGAACTGGAACAGCACCATCAAGGGCGTGTTCGTGAAGCCGGACATCGCGGCCCCCGGTGTGGAAATCACCAGTGCCTTCCCAGATGGCAAGTACGGCGCCCTGAGTGGGTCGTCGCAGGCCAGTCCGATTGCCGCCGGGGCTGTGGCCCTGCTGCTCTCGGCCAAGCCAACGACCAGCGTGGACGCCATCAAGAACGCGCTGTACACCAGTGCCAGCAATGCCGGCAGCAAGAACAACAACGTGGGTTACGGCCAGATCAGTGTGCCCGGCGCCCTGGGCAAGTTGGGTGTGACGGCGGGCGGGACCCCAGCCCCAGCACCCACACCGACGCCCCCGGCGCCCACACCCACGCCGACTCCACCTGCCCCTACGCCAACCCCGACCCCAACGCCTACTCCTACCCCTCCAGCGGCTCAGCCCACCGGCCCGGCGGGCTACAGCCTGTGTGCCCTTGAAGGCAGCAAGTGCAACTTCAGCGGCCAGAAAGACGCGGCGTTCGGCACCGACGGCAAGTACCTGACGGGCGTGGGCACCGACGGCTTTAACTGCACTGTGGCTGACTGGGGCCGCGACCCTGCGCCTAATCAACGCAAGGGCTGCTTTATCAAAGACCGCCCCGGTACGGCGCCTGCCCCCACTCCAACTCCGGCCCCTACGCCGGCCCCCAGCACCGGCAAAAAGCCTCGCGTGCTGCTGGTTGACGACGACATGGGCCAGGGCGCCGATGTGACGGCTGCGCTGCGTGACGCCGTCAAGGCCAATGCGGTCAGCGGCGGGGCCTTCGTGTGGAACACCCAGAGCCAGGGCGCGGTGCCCCTGAGCGAGATGCAGCGCGCCGATATCGTGGTGTGGGCCACGGGCGAGCAGTACCAGAACACCATCACGGCGGCTGACCAGAACACCCTGCGGCAGTATGTGGCGGGCGGCGGCAACCTGATGATCACCGGCCAGGACATCGGCTATGATATTGGCACCAGCGCCTTTTACACCGGCACCCTGAAAACCCGCTTTGTGGCCGACAGCAGCGGTCAGGCCAAGTTTGTGACGCGCGGCGCCTTTGGCAACACGGCCTTTACCCTCAACGCTCAGGGCAGCGCGGGCAACCAGTACTACCCCGACGTGATCGCTGACCAGGGCGGCAGCAGCGTGGTGGCTTCGTGGGGCACGGCCAATGCCACAGCCGGCACCATCACGGCCCAGAGCATCCGGGTGGACCCCAACAAGACCCGCGCGGCCCAGAAGGTGCAGGAACCGCGTGGCCTAGTCGAGCAGATTGCCGTGAACATCATCAACAACGTGCTGGGACAGATTCTGGGCGGGAACACCCAGGCGCAGACCCAGAACCGTCCGCGTGTGACCGCCCAGAATGCCGGTGAGAATGCCGGCGCGATTGTGGCCAACGACGGCGGCAACTACCGGACCGTCACGATAGGCTTCGGTCTGGAAGGGCTGACCCCCAACAGCCGGAACATTCTCGTCAAGACCGCCTTCGAGTGGCTGATGAAGTAA